The Elusimicrobiota bacterium genome has a segment encoding these proteins:
- the hpnJ gene encoding hopanoid biosynthesis associated radical SAM protein HpnJ, translating into MRTLFLNPPSYSGFDGGAGSRYQARREIKSFWYPTWLAQPAAMIENSKLIDAPADDLSLEEVLQRAKGFELCVIHTSTPSFDNDVKVAEALKKACPGLRIGLVGAHVAVLPEESLGASPALDFVAREEFDYTLLEVAQGRPYSEISGLSFRENGSVRHNPDRRLIEDMDALPSVVDIYKRDLTAENYYIGYLKHPYLSLYTGRGCPARCTFCLWPQTVGGHVYRTRSPQSVVAEMSKAKEHFPQVKEFFFDDDTFTADLSRAAEIAKGLGRLGITWSCNSRANVPREYLKIFKENGLRLLLVGYESGNQQILNNIKKGVRIDIAQEFTRNCRKLGIVIHGTFILGLPGETKETMEDSMRFACGLDVDTIQVSLAAPYPGTELYRQAMANKWYDADALVRNDGTQSCTLQYPHLSSAEITAGVKRFYTKFYARPKPIARMLAGMIKDPLERRRRLREGREFLDYLRGRTRAPEGSETAAAAS; encoded by the coding sequence ATGAGAACGCTGTTCTTGAACCCCCCTTCTTATTCCGGCTTCGACGGTGGTGCTGGCTCGCGCTACCAGGCCCGGCGCGAGATCAAGTCTTTTTGGTATCCGACGTGGCTTGCCCAGCCCGCGGCCATGATCGAAAACTCGAAGCTCATCGACGCTCCCGCCGACGACTTAAGCCTCGAGGAAGTTCTCCAAAGGGCCAAGGGCTTCGAACTCTGCGTGATCCATACCTCGACTCCCTCCTTCGACAATGACGTGAAGGTGGCCGAGGCCCTGAAAAAGGCCTGTCCTGGTCTCAGGATAGGCCTTGTGGGAGCCCATGTGGCGGTGCTTCCCGAGGAGTCCCTTGGAGCCTCCCCGGCGCTCGATTTCGTGGCCCGGGAGGAATTCGATTACACCCTCCTGGAAGTGGCCCAAGGCAGGCCCTATTCCGAGATCAGCGGCTTGAGCTTCCGGGAGAACGGCTCGGTCCGGCATAATCCGGACCGCCGGCTCATCGAGGACATGGACGCCCTGCCCAGCGTGGTGGACATATACAAGCGGGATTTGACCGCGGAGAACTACTACATAGGCTACCTCAAGCACCCCTATCTCTCCCTTTATACCGGAAGGGGCTGCCCCGCCCGCTGCACCTTCTGCCTCTGGCCTCAGACCGTGGGCGGCCACGTCTACCGCACCCGCAGCCCGCAGAGCGTGGTGGCCGAGATGTCCAAGGCCAAGGAGCATTTCCCCCAGGTCAAGGAATTCTTCTTCGATGACGACACCTTCACCGCGGATCTTTCCCGGGCGGCCGAGATCGCCAAGGGTCTGGGCCGGCTCGGCATCACATGGTCCTGCAACTCCCGGGCCAATGTGCCCCGCGAGTACCTCAAGATTTTCAAGGAAAACGGCCTGCGTCTTCTCCTGGTGGGCTACGAGTCCGGAAATCAGCAGATCCTCAACAACATCAAGAAGGGAGTCCGCATCGACATCGCCCAGGAGTTCACGCGCAACTGCCGCAAGCTCGGCATCGTCATCCATGGGACCTTCATCCTGGGCCTTCCCGGAGAGACCAAAGAAACCATGGAGGACTCCATGCGCTTTGCCTGCGGGCTCGACGTGGACACCATCCAGGTGTCTCTCGCCGCACCCTATCCCGGCACCGAACTCTACCGCCAGGCCATGGCCAACAAGTGGTACGACGCGGACGCGCTGGTGCGCAACGACGGCACGCAGTCCTGCACGTTGCAGTACCCGCATCTTTCCTCGGCCGAGATCACGGCCGGGGTCAAGCGATTCTACACCAAGTTCTACGCCCGGCCCAAGCCCATCGCGCGCATGCTCGCGGGCATGATCAAGGATCCGCTGGAGCGGCGCCGAAGGCTGCGGGAGGGGCGCGAGTTCCTCGATTATCTAAGGGGCCGCACGAGGGCCCCGGAAGGATCGGAGACCGCCGCCGCGGCTTCTTGA
- the hpnI gene encoding bacteriohopanetetrol glucosamine biosynthesis glycosyltransferase HpnI — MDWEIIGAVLLGARIVGEGFLAPLARFTAQFSLAFTIVSIPAAYFLLRRGMAPPNPAFEPPVTILKPLKGEDRELYENLRSFCTLDYPQFQVVFALDSSEDPALPTLLRLREEFPSLDMEIVISKNRIGFNPKINNLSNTAAFIRHDVLLMSDSDIRIAPDFLKRSVAPLRDPRVGLVTCFYQSAVPKGLWAGLEALSVNCNFLPQALTAGAFGMRFAMGAAMLIRKSVLERTGGFQNLSAHLADDYVLGESVKALGLEIAFSTVAVDSIPCISSGREHLEHQARWARTIRLCQPCGYFGAVLLHGFSLLTIKMLFFGASSGDWRLAGALLAAKALNKLAVARLLGGRQSHAFLAILPLSEWIAFCAWLSGFGCGRVSWRGQIYVVEAKGRLVPAEMQQPLAVEN; from the coding sequence ATGGACTGGGAAATCATCGGCGCCGTCCTTCTAGGCGCCCGAATCGTTGGCGAGGGGTTCTTGGCGCCCTTGGCGCGCTTTACGGCCCAGTTCTCTCTGGCCTTCACCATAGTCTCGATTCCTGCGGCTTACTTCCTCCTCAGGCGCGGCATGGCGCCACCTAACCCCGCCTTCGAGCCGCCGGTCACGATACTCAAGCCATTGAAGGGCGAGGACCGCGAGCTTTACGAGAACCTGCGCAGCTTCTGCACCCTGGATTATCCCCAATTCCAGGTGGTTTTCGCCCTGGATTCATCGGAGGATCCGGCTCTGCCCACGCTCCTGCGCCTGCGCGAGGAATTCCCCTCCCTGGACATGGAGATAGTGATCTCCAAGAACCGCATCGGCTTCAACCCCAAGATCAACAATCTCTCCAACACCGCCGCCTTCATCCGCCACGACGTTCTGCTCATGTCGGACTCGGACATCCGAATAGCGCCGGATTTCCTTAAGCGCAGCGTGGCCCCCTTGCGCGATCCTCGGGTGGGCCTGGTGACCTGCTTTTATCAGTCCGCCGTCCCCAAGGGCCTCTGGGCCGGGCTCGAGGCCCTTTCGGTCAACTGCAATTTTCTCCCGCAGGCCTTGACCGCAGGCGCCTTCGGGATGCGCTTTGCCATGGGGGCCGCGATGCTCATCAGGAAATCTGTCTTGGAGAGGACCGGGGGCTTTCAAAATCTCTCCGCGCATCTGGCCGATGACTATGTCCTGGGAGAATCGGTGAAGGCCCTGGGCCTGGAGATTGCCTTCTCAACCGTGGCCGTGGACTCCATTCCCTGCATTTCGAGCGGCCGCGAGCATCTCGAGCACCAGGCACGCTGGGCCAGGACCATTCGCCTCTGCCAGCCGTGCGGTTATTTCGGCGCAGTGCTCCTGCACGGCTTTTCGCTTCTTACCATCAAAATGCTCTTCTTCGGAGCCTCCTCGGGGGATTGGCGGCTGGCAGGCGCCCTGCTGGCGGCCAAGGCTCTCAATAAATTGGCGGTGGCCCGCCTGTTGGGCGGAAGGCAGAGCCATGCCTTCCTGGCGATCCTTCCCCTCAGCGAGTGGATAGCTTTTTGCGCGTGGCTGTCGGGATTCGGCTGCGGCCGGGTAAGCTGGCGAGGCCAGATATACGTGGTGGAGGCCAAGGGAAGGCTCGTCCCCGCCGAGATGCAACAGCCCCTGGCCGTGGAGAACTAG
- the uvrA gene encoding excinuclease ABC subunit UvrA produces the protein MDKIIIRGARQHNLKNISLDIPRGKLAVITGLSGSGKSSLAFDTLYAEGQRRYVESLSAYARQFLELMDKPDVDLIEGLSPAISIEQRNPSRNPRSTVATVTEIYDYLRLLYAKVGLPHCPQCGKRVRRQSAQSIVSEVLRKHAGQSVAIYSPLVRGRTGTYEELFKRLKRSGFASVRVNGRALDLDNIPALSRYQKQTIELFIDKLKVSESEKQRLADSVEIALKESKGLVKVEPSQAPQNGAVMSEHHACPDCGLSLPELEPRLFSFNSPYGACPACDGLGSKTEVDAALVVPDPSRSIDEGAILAWSDPVTTRTNRWKKSWSGYYGEILEQICRQHGIAMGLPWKDLPPKHKQIILHGGGTYKPHWAKNDQEFEGVIANLERRCQETESDFVKGAIAERFMRKKLCPACRGARLKPESLAVKIGGCGITELSGLSVGKACEFFKALSLSEQEKLIARQILKEILARLEFLANVGLEYLTLDRASETLAGGEAQRIHLATQIGSGLTGVLYVLDEPSIGLHPRDNTRLLTTLKRLRDLGNTLVVVEHDEETIRSADWIVDLGPGAGVHGGSIVAQGPLEKILASSKSQTGAYLRGEAKPLPRFLDRKPKGALKIMGAGQFNLKDIDVEIPLGLFVCVTGVSGSGKSTLVHEVIYKALAQKLHQAKDPPGKHKGVKGLEHLDKVIVVDQSPIGRTPRSNPATYTGLWGPIRELFAMLPLSKAKGYKPGRFSFNVKGGRCENCSGDGTLCISMQFLPDVYVQCDECHGARFNEETLSVRYKGKSIAEVLALSVEEALEFFSSYSSICRVLRTLDDVGLGYIALGQSAVTLSGGEAQRVKLASELSRRDTGRTLYILDEPTTGLHFADVAKLLEVLHRLVSSGNTVLVIEHNMDVIRTADWIVDLGPEGGDRGGELVAAGTPEGVARNPSSHTGRYLKALLPQHARVPGP, from the coding sequence GTGGACAAGATAATCATCAGAGGGGCGAGGCAGCACAACCTCAAAAACATCAGCCTCGACATCCCGCGGGGAAAGCTCGCGGTGATCACGGGGCTGTCTGGTTCCGGCAAGTCGAGCCTGGCCTTCGACACGCTCTACGCCGAGGGCCAGCGGCGCTATGTGGAGAGCCTCTCGGCCTACGCCCGGCAGTTCCTGGAGCTCATGGACAAGCCGGACGTGGACTTGATCGAGGGCCTGTCCCCGGCCATCTCCATCGAGCAGCGCAATCCCTCGCGAAATCCGCGTTCGACGGTGGCCACCGTGACCGAGATCTACGACTACCTGCGCCTGCTCTACGCCAAAGTGGGTCTCCCCCATTGTCCGCAATGCGGCAAGAGGGTGCGGCGGCAATCGGCCCAATCCATCGTGAGCGAGGTCCTGCGCAAGCACGCAGGGCAGAGCGTGGCGATTTATTCCCCCCTCGTCCGCGGCCGCACGGGAACCTACGAGGAGCTTTTTAAGCGCTTGAAGCGCAGTGGATTTGCGAGCGTGCGCGTCAACGGCAGGGCCCTAGACCTCGACAATATTCCCGCGCTTTCCCGCTACCAGAAGCAGACCATAGAGCTGTTCATCGACAAGCTCAAAGTCTCGGAAAGCGAGAAGCAGCGCCTGGCCGACTCCGTGGAGATCGCGCTTAAGGAATCCAAGGGCCTGGTGAAAGTCGAGCCCTCCCAGGCCCCGCAGAACGGGGCCGTAATGAGCGAGCACCACGCCTGCCCGGATTGCGGCTTGAGCCTTCCCGAGCTCGAGCCGCGGCTTTTCTCCTTCAACTCTCCCTATGGGGCCTGCCCCGCTTGCGACGGCCTGGGCTCTAAGACGGAGGTGGACGCGGCCTTGGTGGTGCCGGACCCGTCGCGCTCCATAGACGAGGGAGCCATCCTCGCCTGGTCGGATCCCGTCACCACCCGCACCAATCGCTGGAAGAAATCCTGGTCCGGCTACTACGGCGAAATACTCGAGCAGATCTGCCGCCAGCACGGCATCGCCATGGGCCTGCCTTGGAAAGACCTCCCGCCCAAGCACAAGCAAATCATCCTGCATGGCGGCGGCACCTACAAGCCCCATTGGGCCAAGAACGACCAGGAGTTCGAGGGCGTGATCGCGAACCTCGAGAGGCGCTGCCAGGAAACCGAATCGGATTTCGTCAAGGGCGCCATCGCCGAGCGCTTCATGCGCAAGAAGCTCTGCCCGGCCTGCCGCGGCGCGCGGCTCAAGCCCGAATCTCTTGCGGTCAAGATCGGGGGGTGCGGCATTACGGAATTGTCGGGGCTCTCCGTGGGGAAGGCCTGCGAGTTCTTCAAGGCTTTATCCCTTTCCGAGCAGGAAAAACTCATCGCCAGGCAGATACTGAAGGAGATATTGGCTCGTCTGGAGTTCTTGGCCAACGTTGGGCTCGAGTATCTGACCTTGGACCGCGCCTCCGAGACCTTGGCCGGGGGCGAGGCCCAGCGCATCCATCTGGCGACCCAAATCGGCTCGGGGCTGACCGGGGTCCTTTACGTTCTCGACGAGCCCTCGATCGGCCTGCACCCCCGCGACAACACCCGCCTTCTGACGACCTTGAAGCGCCTGCGCGATCTCGGCAATACCTTGGTCGTGGTCGAGCATGACGAGGAGACCATCCGCAGCGCGGATTGGATCGTGGACCTGGGGCCGGGGGCCGGGGTTCACGGCGGCTCCATCGTGGCCCAGGGGCCTCTCGAGAAGATTCTCGCCTCCTCGAAGTCCCAGACCGGAGCGTATCTGCGCGGCGAGGCCAAGCCCCTGCCGCGTTTTCTCGACCGCAAGCCCAAGGGCGCTTTGAAAATCATGGGGGCCGGGCAATTCAACCTCAAGGACATCGACGTGGAGATTCCACTGGGACTATTCGTCTGCGTCACCGGGGTCTCCGGCTCGGGCAAGTCCACCTTGGTCCATGAGGTGATCTACAAGGCTTTGGCCCAGAAGCTCCACCAAGCCAAGGACCCGCCGGGCAAGCACAAGGGGGTCAAGGGCCTTGAGCATTTGGATAAGGTCATCGTGGTGGACCAATCCCCCATCGGCCGCACCCCCCGCTCCAATCCCGCCACCTACACCGGGCTTTGGGGTCCGATCCGGGAGCTTTTCGCCATGCTGCCCCTCTCCAAGGCCAAGGGCTACAAGCCGGGCCGCTTCTCCTTCAACGTCAAGGGCGGGCGCTGCGAGAATTGCTCTGGCGACGGCACCTTGTGCATCTCCATGCAGTTTCTGCCCGACGTCTACGTGCAATGCGACGAGTGCCACGGGGCGCGCTTCAACGAGGAAACCCTTTCGGTGCGCTACAAGGGCAAGAGCATCGCCGAGGTCCTGGCTTTGAGCGTGGAGGAGGCCCTCGAATTCTTTTCCTCTTATTCCTCGATATGCCGGGTCTTGAGGACCTTGGACGACGTGGGCCTGGGCTATATCGCGCTGGGCCAAAGCGCTGTCACGCTTTCAGGAGGGGAGGCCCAGCGCGTCAAGCTCGCCTCCGAGCTCTCACGCCGGGACACGGGAAGAACCCTTTACATCCTGGACGAGCCCACGACCGGCCTCCATTTCGCGGATGTGGCCAAGCTCCTCGAGGTGCTCCACCGTCTGGTCTCCAGCGGCAACACCGTGCTCGTGATCGAGCACAACATGGACGTCATCCGCACCGCGGACTGGATCGTGGACCTAGGTCCCGAGGGCGGCGACCGCGGAGGAGAGCTCGTGGCCGCGGGCACGCCCGAGGGCGTGGCCCGCAATCCCTCCTCCCACACCGGGCGCTACCTTAAGGCTCTTCTGCCGCAGCATGCCCGCGTTCCTGGGCCATAA